A genomic segment from Desulfurispirillum indicum S5 encodes:
- a CDS encoding RidA family protein translates to MKTIIKTSNAPAAIGPYEQAIAYNGTLYCSGQIPLTPAGDMVEGDVADQTRQCLENLAAICKAAGTGFQNALKITIFLTDMADFQNCNAVYAEYFEKAKPARACVAVKALPKGAKVEIEGIFALEQ, encoded by the coding sequence ATGAAAACTATTATCAAAACCAGTAACGCACCAGCCGCCATTGGCCCCTATGAGCAGGCTATCGCCTATAACGGTACTCTGTACTGTTCTGGACAGATTCCCCTCACCCCTGCAGGAGATATGGTTGAAGGTGATGTGGCTGATCAGACCCGCCAGTGTCTGGAAAACCTGGCAGCCATCTGCAAGGCGGCGGGGACAGGCTTTCAGAATGCGTTGAAAATCACGATATTTCTGACAGATATGGCTGATTTTCAGAACTGTAACGCAGTTTATGCGGAGTATTTTGAAAAAGCAAAACCAGCTCGGGCATGTGTGGCTGTCAAAGCGCTGCCCAAAGGGGCAAAAGTTGAGATCGAGGGAATATTCGCTCTCGAGCAATAG
- a CDS encoding bifunctional ADP-dependent NAD(P)H-hydrate dehydratase/NAD(P)H-hydrate epimerase codes for MYLLNAQQMAAMDRYTIETLGIPGILLMENAGMAVVREINARFDNSTPVSILCGSGNNGGDGFVIARHLHLQGYPVTVFHGGLPQTNDSLMNFRLVEGLGVSMFPLEHFLETDPVLVIDALFGTGLSRPLEGLNAELLAKASEAPFRIAVDIPSGVCSSTGQILGVAFEADLTITMEYPKRGHFLSPGAEFTGELVVAPIGISPQSLPSQAPRLINFLEPKIPYRSILAHKGSCGHVLCVGGSTGKAGAIRLGAKAALECGAGLVTVASQKETVRSLQISEPEIMCLELPEENSGALRELFEFPADAMIIGPGGGRQLSNLLFYRDLLLSAECPIVLDADGLYCEEAERDMVLGILRKRKSPTILTPHPKEFERLTGISTKSLEPRKLDAVREWAEELDCCIVLKGTRTTIASAQGQVLLLDAPNPALAKGGSGDVLAGIIGSLLAQGFDIFEAAVEGCKIHALAGKIMQQQYGNHSGGPMKLINHLSEIFKEYTDENYYQNQ; via the coding sequence ATGTATTTACTGAACGCCCAACAGATGGCCGCCATGGATCGCTACACCATTGAAACCCTGGGAATACCAGGAATACTGCTGATGGAAAATGCGGGTATGGCTGTGGTGCGCGAAATCAATGCCCGCTTTGATAACTCTACTCCTGTCAGTATTCTGTGTGGAAGCGGGAATAACGGGGGTGACGGATTTGTCATTGCCCGTCATCTGCACCTTCAGGGATATCCGGTAACCGTCTTCCATGGTGGTTTACCCCAAACCAACGACAGCCTGATGAACTTCAGGCTGGTTGAAGGCCTTGGAGTTTCCATGTTCCCTCTGGAACACTTCCTGGAAACAGATCCCGTCCTGGTCATTGACGCCCTCTTCGGCACCGGATTGAGCAGGCCCCTGGAGGGATTGAACGCTGAACTCCTCGCCAAAGCCAGTGAGGCACCATTTCGCATTGCCGTTGATATCCCCTCGGGGGTCTGCAGTTCAACGGGCCAGATCCTGGGTGTGGCTTTTGAGGCTGATCTCACGATCACCATGGAGTACCCGAAACGCGGGCACTTTCTCAGCCCGGGTGCCGAGTTCACAGGCGAGCTGGTAGTGGCGCCCATCGGCATATCGCCCCAGAGTCTTCCAAGCCAGGCACCCAGATTGATAAACTTCCTCGAACCAAAGATTCCATACCGGAGTATCCTTGCCCACAAGGGATCGTGCGGCCATGTACTGTGCGTGGGGGGCAGTACCGGCAAAGCGGGTGCCATCCGTCTGGGAGCCAAAGCGGCATTGGAGTGTGGCGCCGGACTGGTGACCGTTGCTTCCCAGAAGGAGACAGTGCGGTCGTTACAGATCAGCGAGCCGGAAATCATGTGTCTGGAGCTGCCCGAGGAGAATTCCGGCGCTCTGCGGGAGTTGTTTGAGTTCCCCGCCGACGCGATGATCATCGGACCTGGAGGGGGCCGTCAGCTGAGTAATCTGCTCTTTTATCGCGACCTGCTTTTGAGTGCGGAGTGCCCCATTGTCCTGGACGCTGATGGCCTCTACTGTGAGGAAGCGGAGCGGGACATGGTTCTTGGAATACTACGCAAACGAAAAAGTCCAACCATTCTGACCCCCCACCCCAAGGAGTTTGAGCGACTGACGGGAATTTCCACCAAATCCCTGGAGCCACGCAAGCTGGATGCAGTGCGGGAATGGGCCGAGGAACTGGATTGCTGCATTGTGCTCAAGGGCACCAGAACCACCATTGCCTCTGCCCAGGGGCAGGTGCTCCTGCTGGACGCTCCCAATCCGGCACTGGCCAAAGGCGGAAGTGGAGATGTGCTGGCGGGTATAATCGGTTCCCTGTTGGCCCAGGGTTTTGATATCTTTGAAGCGGCGGTGGAAGGCTGCAAAATTCACGCGCTGGCTGGAAAAATAATGCAGCAGCAGTATGGTAACCACTCCGGTGGACCCATGAAACTCATCAACCATCTTTCGGAAATTTTCAAGGAGTATACTGATGAAAACTATTATCAAAACCAGTAA
- the cadR gene encoding Cd(II)/Pb(II)-responsive transcriptional regulator — MRIGQLAQLVGVETQTIRFYERQGLLPPPGRQENGYRVYTEKHVERLAFIRRCRILDLSLAEIHELKRYQDDPHQSCTAVNALLDDHISHVRSQITALQALEKQLVSLRARCNDDREVKACGVLAGISEGSMHQQ; from the coding sequence ATGCGCATTGGTCAGTTGGCGCAGTTGGTAGGGGTCGAAACACAGACGATCCGCTTCTACGAACGGCAGGGCTTGTTGCCGCCGCCTGGTCGGCAGGAGAACGGTTACCGTGTCTATACCGAGAAACACGTTGAGCGGCTGGCCTTTATTCGTCGCTGCCGCATCCTGGATCTGTCACTGGCAGAAATTCACGAACTAAAGCGCTATCAGGACGACCCTCATCAGTCCTGTACCGCTGTCAATGCCTTGCTCGATGATCACATCTCTCATGTGCGCTCGCAGATAACCGCTCTACAGGCGCTTGAGAAACAACTCGTTTCACTAAGAGCGCGTTGCAACGATGACCGGGAAGTTAAGGCGTGTGGGGTTCTTGCTGGAATTAGCGAGGGAAGCATGCACCAGCAGTAG
- a CDS encoding cation transporter, with amino-acid sequence MSKSCGGACGGDATSAADTDIQASSEAPGRWVSVYAVPKMDCPSEERMIRLALNGFEEIRALSFDLSNRRLKVVHDGEVEPVTSKLKTLGLGASLQETVAANPETIKAAEFSAASAKQESGTLRWLLGINALLFVVEMTAGLIAQSTGLIAESLDNFADAAVYGLALYAVGHSVKRQVRVAHVAGVVQLVLAVGVLVEVVRRFVFGSEPESLVMMAIAFVALIANTSCLLLISKHREGGAHMKASWIFSANDVVINLGVITAGALVAWTGSNYPDLIIGTIAGGIVLNGARRILALKG; translated from the coding sequence ATGAGCAAATCCTGTGGTGGCGCCTGTGGCGGTGATGCAACGTCCGCAGCGGATACCGATATACAGGCCTCCTCCGAAGCGCCAGGGAGATGGGTCAGTGTTTATGCCGTGCCGAAGATGGACTGTCCATCAGAAGAACGAATGATTCGCCTAGCCCTGAACGGCTTTGAGGAGATTCGGGCGCTGTCCTTCGACTTGTCGAACCGCCGGCTGAAGGTCGTGCATGACGGCGAGGTCGAGCCCGTCACCTCGAAACTGAAGACCTTGGGGCTAGGCGCCTCGCTTCAGGAAACCGTCGCTGCAAATCCGGAGACCATCAAGGCCGCCGAGTTTTCGGCAGCTTCTGCTAAGCAAGAATCCGGGACCCTGCGCTGGTTGCTCGGCATCAATGCACTTCTGTTCGTGGTGGAAATGACTGCCGGTCTGATCGCCCAGTCCACCGGCCTCATTGCAGAGTCCCTGGACAATTTTGCCGATGCGGCAGTGTACGGACTCGCTCTTTATGCGGTTGGGCATAGCGTGAAAAGGCAGGTCCGTGTTGCGCACGTTGCTGGTGTGGTCCAACTGGTTTTGGCTGTTGGCGTGCTCGTAGAGGTGGTGAGACGCTTTGTATTCGGTAGTGAGCCTGAATCGCTGGTGATGATGGCTATCGCATTCGTCGCATTGATTGCCAATACCAGTTGTCTGCTGCTCATATCCAAACATCGGGAAGGCGGGGCGCACATGAAGGCTAGCTGGATATTTTCGGCCAACGACGTGGTGATCAACCTGGGGGTCATCACCGCCGGCGCCCTGGTCGCGTGGACCGGTTCCAATTATCCGGATCTGATTATCGGCACCATCGCGGGGGGCATTGTACTTAACGGTGCCAGACGCATTTTGGCGTTGAAGGGTTAA
- a CDS encoding IS6-like element IS6100 family transposase has protein sequence MTDFKWRHFQGDVILWAVRWYCRYPISYRDLEEMLAERGISVDHTTIYRWVQCYAPEMEKRLRWFWRRGFDPSWRLDETYVKVRGKWTYLYRAVDKRGDTIDFYLSPTRSAKAAKRFLGKALRGLKHWEKPATLNTDKAPSYGAAITELKREGKLDRETAHRQVKYLNNVIEADHGKLKILIKPVRGFKSIPTAYATIKGFEVMRALRKGQARPWCLQPGIRGEVRLVERAFGIGPSALTEAMGMLNHHFAAAA, from the coding sequence ATGACGGATTTCAAGTGGCGCCATTTCCAGGGTGATGTGATCCTGTGGGCGGTGCGCTGGTATTGTCGCTATCCGATCAGCTATCGCGACCTTGAGGAAATGCTGGCGGAACGCGGCATTTCGGTCGACCATACGACGATCTATCGCTGGGTCCAGTGCTACGCCCCGGAGATGGAGAAGCGGCTGCGCTGGTTCTGGCGGCGTGGCTTTGATCCGAGCTGGCGCCTGGATGAAACCTACGTCAAGGTGCGGGGCAAGTGGACCTACCTGTACCGGGCAGTCGACAAGCGGGGCGACACGATCGATTTCTACCTGTCGCCGACCCGCAGCGCCAAGGCAGCGAAGCGGTTCCTGGGCAAGGCCCTGCGAGGCCTGAAGCACTGGGAAAAGCCTGCCACGCTCAATACCGACAAAGCGCCGAGCTATGGTGCAGCGATCACCGAATTGAAGCGCGAAGGAAAGCTGGACCGGGAGACGGCCCACCGGCAGGTGAAGTATCTCAATAACGTGATCGAGGCCGATCACGGAAAGCTCAAGATACTGATCAAGCCGGTGCGCGGTTTCAAATCGATCCCCACGGCCTATGCCACGATCAAGGGATTCGAAGTCATGCGAGCCCTGCGCAAAGGACAGGCTCGCCCCTGGTGCCTGCAGCCCGGCATCAGGGGCGAGGTGCGCCTTGTGGAGAGAGCTTTTGGCATTGGGCCCTCGGCGCTGACGGAGGCCATGGGCATGCTCAACCACCATTTCGCAGCAGCCGCCTGA
- a CDS encoding GNAT family N-acetyltransferase, with protein sequence MDSEEPPNVRVACSGDIDEVVRLMHDAAAWMSAKGTPAWDVARIDRTFAETFVLRSELLVASCSDGIVGCCTLSAEDPEFWPDALKGEAAYLHKLAVRRTHAGRGVSSALIEACRHAARTQGCAKLRLDCHPNLRGLYERLGFTHVDTFNPGWDPTFIAERLELEI encoded by the coding sequence ATGGACAGCGAGGAGCCTCCGAACGTTCGGGTCGCCTGCTCGGGTGATATCGACGAGGTTGTGCGGCTGATGCACGACGCTGCGGCGTGGATGTCCGCCAAGGGAACGCCCGCCTGGGACGTCGCGCGGATCGACCGGACATTCGCGGAGACCTTCGTCCTGAGATCCGAGCTCCTAGTCGCGAGTTGCAGCGACGGCATCGTCGGCTGTTGCACCTTGTCGGCCGAGGATCCCGAGTTCTGGCCCGACGCCCTCAAGGGGGAGGCCGCATATCTGCACAAGCTCGCGGTGCGACGGACACATGCGGGCCGGGGTGTCAGCTCCGCGCTGATCGAGGCTTGCCGCCATGCCGCGCGAACGCAGGGGTGCGCCAAGCTGCGGCTCGACTGCCACCCGAACCTGCGTGGCCTATACGAGCGGCTCGGATTCACCCACGTCGACACTTTCAATCCCGGCTGGGATCCAACCTTCATCGCAGAACGCCTAGAACTCGAAATCTAA
- the sul1 gene encoding sulfonamide-resistant dihydropteroate synthase Sul1, protein MVTVFGILNLTEDSFFDESRRLDPAGAVTAAIEMLRVGSDVVDVGPAASHPDARPVSPADEIRRIAPLLDALSDQMHRVSIDSFQPETQRYALKRGVGYLNDIQGFPDPALYPDIAEADCRLVVMHSAQRDGIATRTGHLRPEDALDEIVRFFEARVSALRRSGVAADRLILDPGMGFFLSPAPETSLHVLSNLQKLKSALGLPLLVSVSRKSFLGATVGLPVKDLGPASLAAELHAIGNGADYVRTHAPGDLRSAITFSETLAKFRSRDARDRGLDHA, encoded by the coding sequence ATGGTGACGGTGTTCGGCATTCTGAATCTCACCGAGGACTCCTTCTTCGATGAGAGCCGGCGGCTAGACCCCGCCGGCGCTGTCACCGCGGCGATCGAAATGCTGCGAGTCGGATCAGACGTCGTGGATGTCGGACCGGCCGCCAGCCATCCGGACGCGAGGCCTGTATCGCCGGCCGATGAGATCAGACGTATTGCGCCGCTCTTAGACGCCCTGTCCGATCAGATGCACCGTGTTTCAATCGACAGCTTCCAACCGGAAACCCAGCGCTATGCGCTCAAGCGCGGCGTGGGCTACCTGAACGATATCCAAGGATTTCCTGACCCTGCGCTCTATCCCGATATTGCTGAGGCGGACTGCAGGCTGGTGGTTATGCACTCAGCGCAGCGGGATGGCATCGCCACCCGCACCGGTCACCTTCGACCCGAAGACGCGCTCGACGAGATTGTGCGGTTCTTCGAGGCGCGGGTTTCCGCCTTGCGACGGAGCGGGGTCGCTGCCGACCGGCTCATCCTCGATCCGGGGATGGGATTTTTCTTGAGCCCCGCACCGGAAACATCGCTGCACGTGCTGTCGAACCTTCAAAAGCTGAAGTCGGCGTTGGGGCTTCCGCTATTGGTCTCGGTGTCGCGGAAATCCTTCTTGGGCGCCACCGTTGGCCTTCCTGTAAAGGATCTGGGTCCAGCGAGCCTTGCGGCGGAACTTCACGCGATCGGCAATGGCGCTGACTACGTCCGCACCCACGCGCCTGGAGATCTGCGAAGCGCAATCACCTTCTCGGAAACCCTCGCGAAATTTCGCAGTCGCGACGCCAGAGACCGAGGGTTAGATCATGCCTAG
- a CDS encoding quaternary ammonium compound efflux SMR transporter QacE delta 1, translating to MKGWLFLVIAIVGEVIATSALKSSEGFTKLAPSAVVIIGYGIAFYFLSLVLKSIPVGVAYAVWSGLGVVIITAIAWLLHGQKLDAWGFVGMGLIIAAFLLARSPSWKSLRRPTPW from the coding sequence ATGAAAGGCTGGCTTTTTCTTGTTATCGCAATAGTTGGCGAAGTAATCGCAACATCCGCATTAAAATCTAGCGAGGGCTTTACTAAGCTTGCCCCTTCCGCCGTTGTCATAATCGGTTATGGCATCGCATTTTATTTTCTTTCTCTGGTTCTGAAATCCATCCCTGTCGGTGTTGCTTATGCAGTCTGGTCGGGACTCGGCGTCGTCATAATTACAGCCATTGCCTGGTTGCTTCATGGGCAAAAGCTTGATGCGTGGGGCTTTGTAGGTATGGGGCTCATAATTGCTGCCTTTTTGCTCGCCCGATCCCCATCGTGGAAGTCGCTGCGGAGGCCGACGCCATGGTGA
- the intI1 gene encoding class 1 integron integrase IntI1, with protein sequence MKTATAPLPPLRSVKVLDQLRERIRYLHYSLPTEQAYVHWVRAFIRFHGVRHPATLGSSEVEAFLSWLANERKVSVSTHRQALAALLFFYGKVLCTDLPWLQEIGRPRPSRRLPVVLTPDEVVRILGFLEGEHRLFAQLLYGTGMRISEGLQLRVKDLDFDHGTIIVREGKGSKDRALMLPESLAPSLREQLSRARAWWLKDQAEGRSGVALPDALERKYPRAGHSWPWFWVFAQHTHSTDPRSGVVRRHHMYDQTFQRAFKRAVEQAGITKPATPHTLRHSFATALLRSGYDIRTVQDLLGHSDVSTTMIYTHVLKVGGAGVRSPLDALPPLTSER encoded by the coding sequence ATGAAAACCGCCACTGCGCCGTTACCACCGCTGCGTTCGGTCAAGGTTCTGGACCAGTTGCGTGAGCGCATACGCTACTTGCATTACAGCTTACCAACCGAACAGGCTTATGTCCACTGGGTTCGTGCCTTCATCCGTTTCCACGGTGTGCGTCACCCGGCAACCTTGGGCAGCAGCGAAGTCGAGGCATTTCTGTCCTGGCTGGCGAACGAGCGCAAGGTTTCGGTCTCCACGCATCGTCAGGCATTGGCGGCCTTGCTGTTCTTCTACGGCAAGGTGCTGTGCACGGATCTGCCCTGGCTTCAGGAGATCGGAAGACCTCGGCCGTCGCGGCGCTTGCCGGTGGTGCTGACCCCGGATGAAGTGGTTCGCATCCTCGGTTTTCTGGAAGGCGAGCATCGTTTGTTCGCCCAGCTTCTGTATGGAACGGGCATGCGGATCAGTGAGGGTTTGCAACTGCGGGTCAAGGATCTGGATTTCGATCACGGCACGATCATCGTGCGGGAGGGCAAGGGCTCCAAGGATCGGGCCTTGATGTTACCCGAGAGCTTGGCACCCAGCCTGCGCGAGCAGCTGTCGCGTGCACGGGCATGGTGGCTGAAGGACCAGGCCGAGGGCCGCAGCGGCGTTGCGCTTCCCGACGCCCTTGAGCGGAAGTATCCGCGCGCCGGGCATTCCTGGCCGTGGTTCTGGGTTTTTGCGCAGCACACGCATTCGACCGATCCACGGAGCGGTGTCGTGCGTCGCCATCACATGTATGACCAGACCTTTCAGCGCGCCTTCAAACGTGCCGTAGAACAAGCAGGCATCACGAAGCCCGCCACACCGCACACCCTCCGCCACTCGTTCGCGACGGCCTTGCTCCGCAGCGGTTACGACATTCGAACCGTGCAGGATCTGCTCGGCCATTCCGACGTCTCTACGACGATGATTTACACGCATGTGCTGAAAGTTGGCGGTGCCGGAGTGCGCTCACCGCTTGATGCGCTGCCGCCCCTCACTAGTGAGAGGTAG
- the cadR gene encoding Cd(II)/Pb(II)-responsive transcriptional regulator, whose product MRIGQLAQLVGVETQTIRFYEQQGLLPPPDRQVNGYRVYTEKHGEGLAFIRRCRILGLSLAEIHELQSYEDDPHQPCTAVNALLDDHISHVRSQITALQALEKQLVSLRASCNDDREVEACGVLAGISEGNMHQQ is encoded by the coding sequence ATGCGCATTGGTCAGTTGGCGCAGTTGGTAGGGGTCGAAACACAGACGATCCGCTTCTATGAACAGCAGGGCTTGTTGCCGCCGCCTGATCGGCAGGTCAACGGTTACCGTGTCTATACCGAGAAGCATGGTGAGGGGCTGGCCTTCATCCGTCGCTGCAGAATCCTGGGCCTGTCACTGGCTGAGATTCACGAACTACAGAGCTATGAGGACGACCCTCATCAGCCTTGTACCGCCGTCAACGCCTTGCTCGATGATCACATCTCTCATGTGCGGTCGCAGATAACCGCTCTGCAAGCGCTTGAGAAACAACTCGTTTCACTGAGAGCGAGTTGCAACGATGACCGGGAAGTTGAGGCGTGTGGGGTTCTTGCTGGAATTAGCGAAGGAAACATGCACCAGCAGTAG
- a CDS encoding cation transporter, which yields MSKSCGGACGGDATSAADTDIQASSEAPGRWVSVYAVPKMDCPSEERMIRLALNGFEEIRALSFDLSNRRLKVVHDGEVEPVTSKLKTLGLGASLQETVAANPETIKAPEFSAASAKQESGTLRWLLGINALLFVVEMTAGLIAQSTGLIAESLDNFADAAVYGLALYAVGHSVKRQVRVAHVAGVVQLVLAVGVLVEVVRRFVFGSEPESLVMMAIAFVALIANTSCLLLISKHREGGAHMKASWIFSANDVVINLGVITAGALVAWTGSNYPDLIIGTIAGVIVLNGARRILALKG from the coding sequence ATGAGCAAATCCTGTGGTGGCGCCTGTGGCGGTGATGCAACGTCCGCAGCGGATACCGATATACAGGCCTCCTCCGAAGCGCCAGGGAGATGGGTCAGTGTTTATGCCGTGCCGAAGATGGACTGTCCATCAGAAGAACGAATGATTCGCCTAGCCCTGAACGGCTTTGAGGAGATTCGGGCGCTGTCCTTCGACTTGTCGAACCGCCGGCTGAAGGTCGTGCATGACGGCGAGGTCGAGCCCGTCACCTCGAAACTGAAGACCTTGGGGCTAGGCGCCTCGCTTCAGGAAACCGTCGCTGCAAATCCGGAGACCATCAAGGCCCCCGAGTTTTCGGCAGCTTCTGCTAAGCAAGAATCCGGGACCCTGCGCTGGTTGCTCGGCATCAATGCACTTCTGTTCGTGGTGGAAATGACTGCCGGTCTGATCGCCCAGTCCACCGGCCTCATTGCAGAGTCCCTGGACAATTTTGCCGATGCGGCAGTGTACGGACTCGCTCTTTATGCGGTTGGGCATAGCGTGAAAAGGCAGGTCCGTGTTGCGCACGTTGCTGGTGTGGTCCAACTGGTTTTGGCTGTTGGCGTGCTCGTAGAGGTGGTGAGACGCTTTGTATTCGGTAGTGAGCCTGAATCGCTGGTGATGATGGCTATCGCATTCGTCGCATTGATTGCCAATACCAGTTGTCTGCTGCTCATATCCAAACATCGGGAAGGCGGGGCGCACATGAAGGCTAGCTGGATATTTTCGGCCAACGACGTGGTGATCAACCTGGGGGTCATCACCGCCGGCGCCCTGGTCGCGTGGACCGGTTCCAATTATCCGGATCTGATTATCGGCACCATCGCGGGGGTCATTGTACTTAACGGTGCCAGACGCATTTTGGCGTTGAAGGGTTAA
- the lspA gene encoding signal peptidase II: MLIIGKKLSPYALLSISGLLAASDQAVKWLVQQSMAYGEYVSVTPFFNWVHLWNTGAAFSLFANGGGWQRYFFIGIAVVVSIFLIKLILENRHKGETIAYSLILGGAMGNLIDRVFRGYVVDSFDFYWRDWHWPAFNLADIAIVLGALLFVSSSLLGKKANTNAEPDGSD, translated from the coding sequence ATGCTCATTATTGGCAAAAAGCTCTCGCCATATGCCCTATTGTCCATATCGGGCCTGCTGGCAGCGTCTGATCAGGCTGTAAAGTGGCTGGTGCAGCAATCAATGGCCTATGGCGAGTATGTTTCGGTGACCCCGTTCTTTAACTGGGTGCACCTATGGAACACCGGTGCCGCATTCAGTCTTTTTGCGAATGGTGGAGGCTGGCAGCGCTACTTTTTTATCGGAATCGCGGTAGTGGTCTCGATTTTTCTGATCAAGCTGATCCTTGAAAATCGTCATAAAGGAGAAACCATCGCTTACAGTCTTATCCTCGGTGGCGCCATGGGCAATCTGATTGACCGGGTCTTTCGCGGCTATGTTGTGGATTCCTTTGATTTCTATTGGCGAGACTGGCATTGGCCGGCCTTCAACCTGGCTGATATTGCAATTGTCCTCGGTGCCTTACTTTTCGTTTCCAGCAGCTTGTTGGGTAAAAAAGCAAACACCAATGCCGAGCCGGATGGATCTGACTGA
- a CDS encoding ISL3-like element ISPpu12 family transposase, with amino-acid sequence MTELPGNILHLPQYQVLGCKSTDDEMHFQVDVPDPIACEECVVQGEFVRFGKRDVPYRDLPIHGKRVTLWVVRRRYTCRACKTTFRPQLPEMVDGFRMTLRLHEYVEKESFNHPYTFVAAQTGLDEKTVRDIFNARAEFLGRWHRFETPRILGIDELYLNKRYRCILTNIEERTLLDLLATRRQDVVTNYLMKLKDRQKVEIVSMDMWNPYRAAVKAVLPQARIVVDKFHVVRMANDALERVRKGLRKELKPSQSRTLKGDRKILLKRAHEVSDRERLIMETWTGAFPQLLAAYEHKERFYGIWDATTRLQAEAALDEWIATIPKGQKEVWSDLVRAVGNWREETMTYFETDMPVTNAYTESINRLAKDKNREGRGYSFEVMRARMLYTTKHKKKAPTAKVSPFYKKTIGYGLPDFAEELNYGVDLSTI; translated from the coding sequence ATGACCGAACTTCCCGGCAACATCCTTCACCTGCCGCAATACCAAGTACTGGGCTGCAAATCAACCGACGACGAAATGCACTTCCAGGTGGACGTGCCCGATCCCATCGCCTGCGAGGAATGCGTCGTGCAGGGTGAGTTCGTACGGTTCGGCAAGCGTGACGTTCCCTATCGTGATCTGCCCATCCACGGCAAGCGGGTCACTCTCTGGGTGGTCCGCCGCCGATACACCTGCCGGGCCTGCAAGACAACATTCAGGCCCCAGCTACCGGAGATGGTGGACGGATTCCGTATGACACTGCGGCTGCATGAGTACGTGGAGAAGGAATCCTTCAACCACCCCTACACCTTTGTGGCGGCACAGACCGGCCTGGACGAGAAGACGGTGCGCGACATCTTCAACGCCCGCGCCGAGTTCCTGGGGCGCTGGCACCGCTTCGAGACGCCCCGCATCCTGGGCATTGACGAGCTATACCTGAACAAGCGCTACCGCTGCATTCTGACCAACATTGAGGAGCGAACCCTGCTCGACCTGCTGGCCACCCGCCGCCAGGACGTGGTGACCAACTACCTGATGAAGCTGAAAGACCGGCAGAAGGTCGAGATCGTCAGCATGGACATGTGGAACCCCTACCGGGCAGCGGTCAAGGCTGTGCTGCCCCAGGCCCGTATCGTGGTCGATAAGTTCCATGTGGTGCGCATGGCCAACGATGCCCTAGAGAGAGTGCGCAAGGGCCTCAGAAAGGAGCTGAAACCGTCCCAGAGCCGGACTCTCAAGGGAGACCGGAAAATCCTACTGAAACGCGCTCACGAAGTCTCAGACCGGGAGCGCCTCATCATGGAGACCTGGACAGGCGCGTTCCCGCAACTGCTGGCCGCCTACGAGCACAAGGAGCGCTTCTACGGCATCTGGGACGCCACCACACGGCTCCAGGCAGAAGCCGCCCTGGACGAGTGGATAGCCACCATCCCGAAGGGCCAAAAGGAAGTCTGGAGCGATCTGGTCAGGGCAGTGGGAAACTGGCGCGAAGAGACCATGACCTACTTCGAGACGGACATGCCCGTCACCAACGCTTACACGGAGTCCATCAACCGACTGGCCAAGGACAAGAACCGTGAAGGGCGCGGTTACTCCTTCGAGGTGATGCGGGCACGAATGCTCTACACCACGAAGCACAAGAAGAAGGCACCGACTGCGAAGGTCTCTCCTTTCTACAAGAAAACCATCGGTTACGGACTGCCGGACTTCGCAGAGGAACTCAACTACGGAGTCGATCTATCAACCATCTGA